Proteins encoded within one genomic window of Pectobacterium araliae:
- a CDS encoding AEC family transporter — protein sequence MSWETWSFAFNVTMPNVLMLLLGIALRKLNLLNDAFCDTAMRVVFNLSLPCLLFFSVAGNHQSFASQWPLVVYGTIGTLATFLLLEIAAGRLVKDPKERGIFVQGGFRSNTGVMGLAFAMSAYGDEGVAIGSLYLMVTVIMFNALSVITLTRSLQRQSPEQKIPVSQLLRGIVTNPLIIGLLLGAAYGQSQLPMPSVIKQTGGFISSMALPLALLCAGASLEWRSMFRSSNVAVLSSIAKIVVVPGLLTLGGWLVGFRGVELGIIFLFSATPTAAGSYAMTRAMGGNATLAANIIGITTVGAFFMIAIGLYVLRSLSVI from the coding sequence ATGTCCTGGGAAACCTGGAGTTTTGCGTTTAACGTCACGATGCCTAATGTACTGATGTTGTTGCTCGGTATCGCGTTACGTAAACTCAATCTGCTTAATGATGCGTTTTGTGACACCGCCATGCGGGTTGTATTCAACCTTTCTCTTCCCTGTCTGCTGTTTTTTAGCGTTGCAGGCAACCATCAATCTTTCGCAAGCCAGTGGCCGCTGGTGGTTTATGGGACGATAGGAACCTTAGCGACATTTCTGCTACTGGAAATTGCGGCGGGGCGCTTAGTTAAAGATCCAAAGGAACGTGGCATTTTTGTACAAGGTGGGTTCCGTTCTAATACGGGGGTGATGGGGTTGGCTTTTGCCATGAGTGCTTATGGCGATGAAGGTGTCGCTATCGGTTCTCTGTATCTGATGGTAACGGTAATTATGTTCAACGCGCTGTCTGTCATTACGTTGACGCGCAGCTTGCAGCGGCAGTCTCCTGAACAGAAGATCCCAGTAAGCCAATTGCTGCGGGGGATTGTGACGAACCCACTGATCATTGGTTTGCTTCTGGGGGCAGCATATGGACAGAGCCAATTGCCGATGCCAAGTGTGATTAAGCAAACTGGCGGTTTTATTTCCTCAATGGCGCTGCCTTTGGCGCTGTTATGTGCAGGTGCGAGTCTGGAATGGCGTAGTATGTTTCGTTCATCCAATGTTGCGGTGCTGTCTTCTATTGCGAAAATAGTCGTTGTGCCAGGATTACTCACGTTGGGTGGATGGCTTGTGGGTTTTCGCGGTGTTGAACTGGGCATTATTTTTCTGTTTTCCGCGACGCCAACCGCAGCAGGTAGCTATGCGATGACGCGGGCAATGGGCGGAAATGCGACGCTGGCGGCGAATATTATTGGGATAACGACGGTGGGGGCATTTTTCATGATTGCCATTGGGCTGTATGTGCTGCGTTCGCTCAGTGTTATTTAA
- the ndk gene encoding nucleoside-diphosphate kinase, whose amino-acid sequence MTIERTFSIVKPNAVAKNAIGAIYARFESAGFTIVAAKMLRLSREQAEGFYAEHKGKPFFDGLVEFMMSGPIMVQALEGENAVQRNRDIMGATNPANALAGTLRADYADSFTANAVHGSDSIESAQREIAYFFSDDEICPRA is encoded by the coding sequence ATGACGATAGAACGTACCTTCTCCATCGTAAAACCTAATGCGGTTGCCAAGAATGCCATTGGTGCGATTTACGCACGTTTTGAAAGCGCTGGTTTTACCATCGTTGCGGCTAAAATGCTGCGCCTGAGCCGTGAACAGGCGGAAGGTTTCTACGCAGAGCATAAAGGTAAGCCATTCTTTGACGGTCTGGTTGAATTCATGATGTCTGGTCCGATCATGGTGCAGGCGCTGGAAGGTGAAAATGCCGTCCAACGTAACCGTGACATCATGGGGGCCACCAACCCAGCGAACGCGTTGGCGGGAACGCTGCGTGCTGATTACGCGGACAGCTTCACGGCGAACGCGGTACACGGTTCTGATTCTATCGAATCTGCTCAGCGTGAAATTGCTTATTTCTTCAGCGATGATGAAATCTGCCCGCGCGCGTAA
- the hisS gene encoding histidine--tRNA ligase yields the protein MAKNIQAIRGMNDYLPAETALWQRIENSLKQVLSSYGYSEIRTPIVEQTSLFKRAIGEVTDVVEKEMYTFDDRNGDSLTLRPENTASCVRAGIEHGILYNQEQRLWYIGPMFRHERPQKGRYRQFHQLGCEVFGLQGPDIDAELILMTARWWRVLGIADHVKLELNSIGSLDARARYREALVAFLEQHKDQLDEDCLRRMYTNPLRVLDTKNPQIQALLNDAPVLTDYLDDESRVHFEALGELLTQSGIPYTVNPRLVRGLDYYNRTVFEWVTTSLGAQGTVCAGGRYDGMVEQLGGHATPAVGFAMGLERLVLLVQSVNPDFKPQPSVDAYLISSGAGTQVAAMQLAEKLRDALPQLKLMTNYGGGNFKKQFARADKWGARVALVLGENEVAAGQVVVKNLNNGEQDTLAQADVASRLATLLD from the coding sequence GTGGCAAAAAATATTCAAGCCATTCGCGGCATGAACGATTACCTGCCAGCCGAAACGGCATTGTGGCAGCGTATTGAAAACAGCCTGAAACAGGTGCTCAGTAGCTATGGTTATAGTGAAATTCGCACACCGATTGTTGAGCAGACATCGCTGTTTAAACGTGCTATCGGTGAAGTGACCGATGTCGTCGAAAAAGAGATGTATACCTTTGACGATCGTAACGGCGACAGCCTGACATTGCGTCCTGAAAATACTGCATCTTGCGTTCGCGCGGGGATCGAACACGGTATTCTCTATAATCAGGAACAGCGGTTGTGGTATATCGGGCCGATGTTCCGCCATGAACGTCCGCAGAAAGGGCGCTATCGCCAGTTTCATCAGTTGGGCTGTGAGGTTTTTGGTCTGCAAGGGCCGGATATTGATGCCGAACTGATTCTGATGACAGCCCGCTGGTGGCGAGTGCTAGGCATTGCCGACCACGTGAAGCTGGAACTGAACTCGATTGGTTCGTTAGACGCACGTGCTCGCTATCGTGAAGCGCTGGTGGCATTCCTCGAACAGCATAAAGATCAGCTCGATGAAGACTGTTTGCGCCGGATGTACACCAATCCGTTGCGCGTTCTGGATACCAAAAATCCACAGATTCAAGCGTTGCTGAATGATGCGCCAGTACTGACGGACTATCTGGATGACGAATCGCGAGTACACTTTGAGGCGCTGGGTGAACTTTTAACGCAGTCTGGTATCCCATATACCGTTAATCCGCGTCTGGTTCGTGGTTTGGATTACTACAACCGCACCGTATTTGAGTGGGTGACAACCAGTCTGGGCGCGCAGGGCACGGTCTGTGCCGGTGGGCGTTATGATGGTATGGTGGAGCAACTGGGCGGACATGCGACGCCAGCGGTCGGTTTTGCGATGGGTTTAGAGCGTCTGGTTCTGCTGGTGCAGTCTGTAAACCCAGATTTCAAACCACAGCCAAGCGTAGATGCTTACCTGATTTCTTCCGGTGCGGGAACGCAGGTTGCTGCAATGCAACTGGCGGAGAAATTACGTGATGCGCTGCCGCAGTTGAAACTGATGACCAACTACGGTGGTGGCAACTTTAAGAAACAATTCGCCCGTGCTGATAAATGGGGCGCACGCGTCGCATTGGTATTAGGCGAAAATGAAGTGGCGGCTGGTCAGGTTGTGGTTAAAAACCTGAACAATGGGGAACAGGATACATTGGCACAGGCCGACGTCGCGTCGCGGCTGGCAACGTTACTGGATTGA
- the ispG gene encoding flavodoxin-dependent (E)-4-hydroxy-3-methylbut-2-enyl-diphosphate synthase: MHNAAPITRRKSTRIYVGKVPVGDGAPIAVQSMTNTRTTDVEATVNQIKALERVGVDIVRVSVPTMDAAEAFKLIKQQVNVPLVADIHFDYRIALKVAEYGVDCLRINPGNIGNEERIRSVVDCARYNNIPIRIGVNGGSLEKDLQEKYGEPTPEALLESAMRHVDILDRLNFDQFKVSVKASDVFLAVQSYRLLAARIDQPLHLGITEAGGARSGAVKSAIGLGLLLSEGIGDTLRISLAADPVEEVKVGFDILKSLRIRARGINFIACPTCSRQEFDVIGTVNALEQRLEDLITPMDVSIIGCVVNGPGEALVSTIGVTGGHNKSGFYEDGVRQRERFDNEQMIDQLEAKIRAKASMMDENQRITVNLVDK; encoded by the coding sequence ATGCATAACGCTGCACCCATAACCCGTCGAAAATCAACACGGATTTACGTCGGCAAGGTGCCTGTTGGTGATGGCGCGCCGATTGCGGTGCAATCCATGACCAACACTCGAACCACCGACGTTGAAGCCACCGTCAACCAAATTAAAGCGCTAGAGCGTGTTGGTGTCGATATTGTCCGCGTCTCTGTACCCACAATGGACGCGGCGGAAGCCTTTAAGCTGATCAAACAGCAGGTAAATGTCCCGCTCGTTGCCGACATTCATTTTGACTACCGTATTGCGCTGAAAGTCGCAGAATACGGTGTCGATTGTCTGCGTATCAACCCCGGTAATATTGGTAACGAAGAGCGTATTCGCTCGGTTGTCGACTGTGCGCGTTACAACAATATCCCGATCCGCATTGGTGTTAACGGCGGCTCGTTGGAAAAAGATTTACAGGAAAAATACGGTGAGCCAACACCGGAAGCGTTGCTCGAATCGGCAATGCGCCATGTCGATATCCTCGACCGTCTGAATTTCGATCAGTTTAAAGTCAGCGTCAAAGCCTCGGATGTTTTCCTCGCGGTGCAATCTTATCGCCTGCTGGCGGCGCGTATCGATCAGCCGTTGCACCTTGGTATCACTGAGGCCGGTGGTGCACGTAGCGGTGCGGTGAAATCAGCTATCGGACTTGGTCTGCTGCTGTCTGAAGGCATTGGCGACACGCTGCGCATCTCGCTGGCGGCCGATCCGGTTGAAGAAGTGAAAGTGGGCTTCGATATTCTGAAGTCACTACGCATTCGTGCTCGCGGAATCAACTTCATTGCTTGCCCGACCTGCTCTCGCCAGGAATTTGACGTGATCGGTACGGTGAACGCACTGGAACAACGACTGGAAGATCTCATCACGCCAATGGATGTCTCAATTATCGGTTGCGTGGTGAATGGCCCCGGTGAAGCGCTGGTGTCTACCATTGGTGTTACGGGCGGGCACAATAAGAGCGGCTTCTATGAAGACGGCGTGCGGCAGAGAGAGCGCTTCGATAACGAACAGATGATCGATCAGTTAGAAGCCAAGATTCGCGCGAAAGCCTCCATGATGGACGAAAATCAGCGTATTACCGTCAATCTGGTGGATAAATAA
- the rodZ gene encoding cytoskeleton protein RodZ gives MNTEATQNTTEAKLPGERLREARERLGLTQQTIAERLCLKITTVRDIEDGTAPADLAPTFLRGYIRSYAKLVHLPEDDLLPIVDKQAVPKTISVSPMQSFSLKKNRKKRDGWLMTITWLVVLVVLGLTGAWWWQNHQAQQAEINSMVDHASSMQTQTEGQSVALMDNNAPQETATPGSSTAPSSTPVDLSATLAATPSAMPSSTTAPSAAPSSQSSSPADAVQPQAAGNTLLGAGAIAPAATVAESNPVSATHALVMTFTADCWLEVTDASGKKLFSGMQRNGSTLNLDGQSPYKLKIGAPAALQIQFQGKPVDLSQFVRSSQVARLTLTAE, from the coding sequence ATGAATACTGAAGCCACCCAAAATACAACAGAAGCAAAACTACCCGGTGAACGTCTGCGTGAGGCGCGCGAACGCCTTGGGCTGACTCAGCAAACTATTGCCGAGCGTTTGTGCCTTAAAATCACCACCGTTCGTGATATCGAAGATGGTACGGCCCCTGCCGATTTAGCGCCGACCTTTCTGCGCGGCTATATCCGTTCTTATGCCAAGCTGGTTCATTTACCCGAAGATGACCTGCTTCCCATCGTGGATAAACAGGCTGTGCCTAAAACGATCTCGGTTTCGCCGATGCAGAGTTTTTCACTGAAAAAAAACCGCAAAAAGCGTGATGGCTGGCTGATGACCATCACTTGGCTGGTTGTGCTGGTTGTTCTGGGGCTGACGGGAGCATGGTGGTGGCAAAATCATCAGGCTCAACAAGCAGAGATCAACAGCATGGTTGATCACGCCAGTTCGATGCAAACGCAAACGGAAGGGCAGTCCGTTGCGTTGATGGACAACAATGCTCCGCAGGAAACCGCTACGCCGGGCTCCTCAACGGCACCTTCTTCAACGCCAGTCGATCTTTCTGCCACCCTCGCGGCGACACCCTCAGCGATGCCTTCTTCTACAACTGCCCCTTCTGCTGCACCGTCCAGCCAATCATCTTCACCGGCAGATGCGGTACAGCCGCAAGCTGCGGGTAATACCTTGCTGGGCGCTGGGGCAATCGCACCTGCTGCTACGGTCGCGGAGAGCAACCCAGTGTCTGCCACCCATGCATTGGTCATGACCTTTACGGCGGATTGCTGGTTGGAAGTCACGGATGCGAGCGGTAAGAAGCTGTTCAGCGGCATGCAGCGTAATGGCAGCACGCTGAATCTGGATGGTCAGTCACCTTATAAACTTAAAATTGGTGCGCCAGCTGCGCTACAGATCCAATTTCAAGGCAAGCCGGTCGATTTAAGCCAATTTGTGCGCAGTAGTCAGGTTGCACGCCTGACGCTGACGGCCGAATAA
- a CDS encoding YfgM family protein gives MEVYTTENEQVDALRRFLAENGKALVVGVVLGVGALVGWRFWQSHQNDSVQAASASYQQVTEQLAEGKAEAVAATEKFTAENKNAYGTLASLELARHYIDQKDFAKAAQQLVQAQSQTKDADLLAVVNLRLARIQLQENKADDALKTLDAIKQEGWASQAAEVRGDILVIKGDNQAARDAYNKGLSSNPSQAQQALLRMKLNNLSS, from the coding sequence GTGGAAGTCTATACCACAGAGAATGAACAGGTTGATGCACTTCGTCGTTTCCTCGCGGAGAACGGAAAGGCGCTCGTTGTCGGTGTTGTATTGGGCGTGGGTGCTCTGGTTGGCTGGCGTTTCTGGCAAAGTCATCAGAATGACAGCGTGCAGGCAGCATCGGCGTCTTATCAGCAGGTGACGGAGCAATTGGCCGAAGGCAAAGCTGAAGCGGTTGCTGCAACAGAGAAATTTACGGCTGAGAATAAGAATGCCTATGGCACGCTGGCTTCTCTGGAACTGGCGCGTCATTATATTGATCAGAAAGATTTTGCTAAAGCAGCACAGCAACTGGTACAGGCACAGTCACAGACTAAAGATGCCGATCTGCTGGCGGTAGTGAATCTGCGTCTGGCGCGGATTCAGCTACAGGAAAACAAAGCGGATGACGCGCTGAAAACATTGGATGCCATCAAACAGGAAGGCTGGGCGTCACAGGCAGCGGAAGTTCGTGGCGATATTCTGGTGATCAAAGGGGACAATCAGGCTGCGCGTGATGCCTACAACAAAGGGTTGTCTTCCAATCCATCGCAGGCACAGCAAGCGTTACTGCGCATGAAACTGAATAACCTGTCCAGCTAA
- the bamB gene encoding outer membrane protein assembly factor BamB → MQLRKTLLVGLVSVALLSGCSLFNSEEDVVTMSPLPQVENQFTPTKVWNSSVGSGIGEFYSNLHPAWQDNRVFAADRRGTVKAMDLSDGKEIWRADLSEKTNFFSRNNPALLSGGVTVSGNHVYVGSEKAQVYALNTEDGTPVWQAKVAGEALSRPVVSDGVVLIHTSNGMLQALNEADGAIKWSVNLDMPTLSLRGESAPTTAFGAAIVGGDNGRVNAVMINQGQLIWQQRISQPSGATEIDRLNDVDTTPVVAGEVVYALGYNGNMTALDLRSGQVLWKRELGSVHDFIIDGDRIYLVDQDDRVVALNTNGGVSLWRQSDLLHRNLTAPALYNGYLVVGDAEGYLHWLNTADGRFVAQQKVDSSGFLSKPVIASDKLLIQAKNGDVYAFTR, encoded by the coding sequence ATGCAATTGCGTAAAACACTGTTGGTAGGACTGGTTTCTGTTGCCCTGCTGAGCGGATGCTCGCTGTTTAACAGCGAAGAAGATGTTGTCACTATGTCTCCACTGCCGCAGGTGGAAAACCAATTCACGCCAACCAAGGTGTGGAACAGCTCGGTTGGGAGTGGTATTGGTGAGTTTTATTCCAATCTTCACCCAGCCTGGCAGGATAACCGCGTTTTCGCTGCCGATCGTCGTGGTACTGTCAAAGCGATGGATCTGAGTGACGGTAAAGAGATTTGGCGTGCCGATCTCTCCGAGAAGACTAACTTCTTCTCTCGCAATAACCCTGCACTGCTGTCTGGCGGCGTAACGGTTTCGGGCAATCATGTCTATGTCGGCAGCGAAAAGGCGCAGGTCTATGCGCTGAATACTGAAGATGGTACGCCGGTATGGCAGGCGAAAGTGGCAGGTGAAGCGCTGTCCCGTCCTGTTGTCAGTGATGGTGTGGTGCTGATTCACACCAGCAACGGTATGTTACAGGCCTTGAATGAAGCGGATGGCGCAATCAAGTGGAGCGTCAATCTGGATATGCCGACGCTGTCTCTGCGCGGTGAATCTGCTCCGACAACCGCATTTGGTGCAGCGATTGTCGGCGGCGACAATGGTCGTGTGAATGCCGTAATGATCAATCAGGGTCAGCTCATCTGGCAACAGCGTATTTCACAGCCGAGTGGCGCTACCGAAATTGATCGTCTGAACGATGTCGATACAACACCCGTTGTTGCGGGCGAAGTGGTATACGCACTGGGTTACAATGGCAATATGACCGCGCTGGATCTGCGCTCTGGTCAGGTTCTGTGGAAGCGTGAACTGGGTTCCGTGCATGATTTCATCATTGACGGCGACCGCATCTATTTGGTCGATCAGGACGATCGCGTTGTTGCGTTGAATACCAACGGTGGCGTGAGCCTGTGGCGTCAAAGCGATCTGCTGCACCGTAACTTAACGGCACCAGCGCTGTATAACGGTTATCTGGTTGTGGGCGATGCTGAAGGGTATCTGCACTGGCTGAATACGGCAGATGGTCGCTTCGTGGCGCAGCAAAAAGTGGATAGCTCAGGCTTCCTGAGCAAGCCTGTCATTGCCAGCGACAAGCTGTTGATTCAGGCGAAAAACGGTGATGTCTACGCGTTCACTCGCTAA
- the pilW gene encoding type IV pilus biogenesis/stability protein PilW, which translates to MAKFLLQGLCLLQGIALAPLSSVFALLLLVGCVKSPQEVTNPALAQTRLQLGLAYLAHNDLDSARQNLEKAVAIAPQDYRTQLGMALYEQRIGENRLAEQRYQQVLNMAPENGSVMNNYGAFLCSLGQYVAAQRQFSAAAQLPDYSQVADALENAGYCFFNAGQIEDARHLLRRALKYDPKKGIALLAEANQQFSAGKSEQRRLLIDIYQHSLPASAESLWLQIRFAALAGHDGDKERYGNVLARSFPQSKQYQHFLANEY; encoded by the coding sequence ATGGCGAAATTTTTATTGCAGGGGCTGTGTTTGTTACAGGGAATAGCGTTAGCACCGCTGAGTAGCGTGTTTGCGTTGCTGCTGCTAGTGGGGTGTGTGAAATCGCCTCAGGAGGTGACAAATCCAGCGCTCGCCCAAACCCGCTTACAACTGGGGTTGGCGTATCTGGCGCACAACGATCTGGATTCAGCGCGGCAGAATCTTGAGAAGGCGGTAGCGATTGCTCCGCAGGATTATCGAACACAGTTGGGGATGGCGCTTTACGAGCAGCGGATCGGTGAAAACCGTCTGGCCGAACAGCGTTATCAGCAGGTGTTGAACATGGCGCCGGAAAATGGCAGCGTCATGAATAATTACGGTGCGTTTCTGTGTAGTTTAGGGCAGTATGTAGCGGCGCAGCGACAGTTTAGTGCGGCTGCACAACTTCCTGATTACAGTCAGGTTGCTGATGCGTTGGAAAATGCGGGATACTGCTTTTTCAATGCTGGGCAGATTGAGGACGCACGTCATTTATTACGTCGGGCGCTGAAATATGACCCGAAGAAAGGCATCGCATTGCTGGCGGAAGCAAATCAACAATTTTCTGCCGGAAAAAGTGAGCAAAGGCGACTGCTGATTGATATTTATCAGCATAGCCTTCCGGCCAGTGCCGAAAGTTTATGGTTACAGATTCGTTTCGCCGCGTTAGCAGGCCATGATGGCGATAAAGAACGTTATGGCAACGTGCTGGCGCGAAGTTTTCCACAATCTAAACAGTACCAGCATTTCTTAGCTAATGAATACTGA
- a CDS encoding bifunctional tRNA (adenosine(37)-C2)-methyltransferase TrmG/ribosomal RNA large subunit methyltransferase RlmN — protein MSKQIVSESETIVSEFSPASADASQSVKASAEKINLLDLNRQQMRDLFVSMGEKPFRADQVMKWMYHYCCDDFNQMTDINKVFRSKLQEIAEIRAPEVVDEQRSSDGTIKWAILVGGQRVETVYIPEEDRATLCVSSQVGCALECKFCSTAQQGFNRNLRVSEIIGQVWRAAKIIGAFKVTGQRPITNVVMMGMGEPLLNLTNVVPAMEIMLDDFGFGLSKRRVTLSTSGVVPALDKLGDMIDVALAISLHAPTDDIRNEIMPINKKYNIEMFLSAVRRYLEKSNANQGRVTVEYVMLDHINDGTEHAHQLAECLKDTPCKINLIPWNPFPGAPYGRSSNSRVDRFSKVLMEYGFTTIVRKTRGDDIDAACGQLAGEVVDRTKRTLKKKMAGEPIAVKAV, from the coding sequence ATGTCTAAGCAAATCGTGTCTGAGTCTGAAACTATCGTGTCTGAATTCTCCCCAGCATCTGCTGATGCTTCTCAATCCGTTAAAGCCAGTGCGGAAAAAATTAACCTGCTTGATCTTAACCGCCAGCAAATGCGCGATCTTTTCGTATCGATGGGAGAGAAGCCGTTCCGTGCCGATCAGGTTATGAAATGGATGTATCACTACTGCTGTGATGACTTCAACCAGATGACGGATATCAATAAAGTCTTCCGTTCCAAATTGCAGGAAATCGCTGAGATTCGTGCGCCCGAAGTGGTGGATGAACAACGCTCTTCCGACGGCACGATTAAGTGGGCGATTTTGGTAGGTGGTCAACGGGTTGAAACGGTTTATATCCCAGAAGAAGATCGTGCCACGCTGTGCGTGTCCTCTCAGGTCGGCTGTGCACTGGAGTGTAAATTCTGTTCAACGGCACAGCAGGGATTTAACCGTAACCTGCGCGTATCGGAAATTATCGGCCAGGTGTGGCGCGCAGCGAAGATCATCGGCGCTTTTAAAGTCACCGGTCAGCGTCCGATCACCAATGTAGTGATGATGGGAATGGGCGAGCCATTGCTGAACCTGACTAACGTGGTACCAGCGATGGAAATTATGCTGGATGACTTTGGCTTTGGTTTGTCTAAGCGTCGTGTGACGCTGTCCACGTCTGGTGTGGTGCCTGCGTTGGATAAATTGGGCGATATGATTGATGTTGCGCTGGCGATTTCTCTGCATGCGCCGACCGACGATATCCGTAACGAAATCATGCCGATCAACAAAAAGTACAATATCGAGATGTTCCTGAGCGCGGTGCGTCGTTATCTGGAGAAATCCAATGCGAATCAAGGCCGTGTGACGGTTGAATATGTGATGCTGGATCATATCAATGACGGTACCGAGCATGCGCATCAACTGGCCGAATGCTTGAAAGATACGCCGTGCAAGATCAACCTGATTCCGTGGAATCCGTTCCCTGGTGCGCCGTATGGCCGCAGTTCAAACAGCCGCGTTGACCGCTTCTCCAAGGTGCTGATGGAGTATGGTTTCACGACGATCGTACGTAAAACGCGTGGGGATGACATTGATGCTGCTTGCGGTCAGTTGGCCGGTGAGGTTGTAGACAGAACCAAGCGTACGTTGAAGAAGAAAATGGCCGGTGAACCTATCGCGGTGAAAGCGGTCTGA
- the der gene encoding ribosome biogenesis GTPase Der, which translates to MIPVVALVGRPNVGKSTLFNRLTRTRDALVADFPGLTRDRKYGRAEVEGHEFIIVDTGGIDGTEDGVETRMAGQSLVAIEEADIVLFMVDARAGLMPADEGIAKHLRSREKTTVLVANKTDGLDPDMVTADFYSLGMGEVYAIAASHGRGVTSLLETVLLPFVQDEIEEPVELTEEEENAAYWAALEAKEQASEEEVEDDFNPEDLPIKLAIVGRPNVGKSTLTNRILGEERVVVFDMPGTTRDSIYIPMVRDEREYILIDTAGVRKRGKVTETVEKFSVIKTLQAIEDANVVLLVIDAREGISDQDLSLLGFILNSGRSLVIVVNKWDGLSQEVRDQVKDMLDLRLGFIDFARIHFISALHGSGVGNLFESVTEAYSCATRRVSTAMLTRVMQMAADDHQPPLVRGRRVKLKYAHAGGYNPPIVVIHGNQVKDLPDSYKRYLMNYYRRSLEVMGTPIRIQFKEGENPFADKRNTLTPNQLRKRKRLMSHLKKSK; encoded by the coding sequence ATGATACCTGTCGTCGCGCTGGTCGGGCGCCCGAATGTGGGGAAATCCACGCTATTTAACCGCTTAACGCGCACTCGTGATGCATTAGTGGCGGATTTTCCTGGGCTGACTCGTGACCGCAAGTATGGTCGTGCTGAAGTGGAAGGGCATGAATTTATTATCGTCGATACCGGTGGCATCGACGGCACAGAAGACGGTGTGGAAACGCGCATGGCGGGTCAATCGCTGGTTGCGATTGAAGAAGCCGATATCGTGCTGTTCATGGTAGATGCTCGCGCAGGGTTGATGCCTGCGGATGAAGGCATTGCCAAGCATTTGCGCAGCCGCGAAAAGACGACGGTATTGGTCGCTAACAAAACCGATGGCCTTGACCCAGATATGGTCACGGCGGATTTTTACTCGCTCGGTATGGGTGAAGTCTACGCGATCGCGGCGTCTCATGGCCGTGGCGTGACGTCACTACTGGAAACGGTGTTGCTACCGTTCGTGCAGGATGAAATAGAAGAGCCGGTCGAGTTAACCGAAGAAGAAGAGAACGCGGCTTATTGGGCGGCGTTAGAAGCGAAAGAGCAGGCCAGCGAAGAAGAAGTAGAAGACGATTTCAATCCGGAAGATTTGCCGATCAAGTTGGCGATTGTCGGGCGTCCGAATGTGGGTAAGTCCACGCTGACTAACCGTATTCTGGGTGAAGAGCGTGTGGTGGTGTTCGACATGCCAGGCACAACGCGTGACAGTATCTACATCCCAATGGTGCGCGATGAACGTGAATATATTCTGATTGATACCGCCGGGGTGCGTAAGCGCGGTAAAGTCACGGAAACGGTAGAAAAATTCTCCGTCATCAAAACGTTACAGGCGATTGAAGATGCCAACGTCGTGCTGCTGGTTATCGATGCGCGTGAAGGTATCTCCGATCAAGATCTCTCACTGCTGGGCTTTATCCTCAATAGTGGGCGCTCACTGGTGATCGTGGTGAACAAGTGGGATGGCCTGTCGCAGGAAGTGCGCGATCAGGTGAAAGATATGCTTGATCTGCGCCTCGGCTTTATCGATTTTGCCCGCATTCACTTCATTTCCGCACTACATGGCAGCGGCGTAGGTAACCTATTTGAGTCGGTTACCGAAGCCTATTCTTGCGCGACGCGACGCGTGAGTACCGCGATGTTGACGCGTGTTATGCAAATGGCGGCAGATGACCACCAGCCGCCGCTGGTGCGCGGTCGTCGTGTGAAGCTGAAATATGCGCACGCCGGGGGTTATAACCCACCGATTGTGGTGATCCACGGTAATCAGGTGAAAGACCTGCCGGATTCCTACAAACGCTACCTGATGAACTACTATCGTCGTTCGCTGGAAGTGATGGGAACGCCGATTCGTATTCAGTTTAAAGAAGGGGAAAACCCTTTTGCAGACAAGCGCAATACGCTGACGCCAAACCAGCTACGCAAGCGTAAGCGGTTGATGTCGCATCTTAAAAAGAGTAAGTGA